In one window of Bombina bombina isolate aBomBom1 unplaced genomic scaffold, aBomBom1.pri scaffold_706, whole genome shotgun sequence DNA:
- the LOC128643707 gene encoding LOW QUALITY PROTEIN: uncharacterized protein LOC128643707 (The sequence of the model RefSeq protein was modified relative to this genomic sequence to represent the inferred CDS: inserted 2 bases in 1 codon; deleted 1 base in 1 codon): MEKVDDTIAGNVNKWVLNYIKRHGGPYEIPAEYKQSWELMQKFLEKTLFDKKVSENKRKGCILQGLLSCCVKLEENGKVKENEMSQLNATMVVKSENYDKSCNELNDKIVDMRVHAVVTGEALIEKAKVCDTLTEQNEQMNERILELEREVDECRHVTNMAFNRMAESMVACSMSPAPKVPKVAESVNNAGTGGVDLKQKPVINLPAAPTTVLNHDNTGEVQLVTKRLKPQEMDNIVKQIGQVPQQDFNCFLQWLCNFKRITEMYNLTVEDIKKVWQRVIGNGLWVRIVQRCGQTPRTADIFKEIMYVLYGIHSDVSLCGKIKQLKQESPYELSDRISTVLNNVIVNNSGFEHGGMVHRTIFLDALEENIREGILSVTPNPSDLNDILLRADNFWRKIFKNNISVVASVRGSTEKGQNYHCLGQYREKDRIFRSGSQYGQEXQNYKRKLRSKTWIPFSQIKNEYEELKTEYNKIKKERNELKEQIDNLKAKCRCNMSTRVGVVESPDIMDICS; the protein is encoded by the exons ATGGAAAAAGTAGATGATACTATTGCTGGGAATGTTAATAAGTGGGTGCTAAATTATATTAAGAGGCATGGTGGTCCCTATGAAATTCCAGCAGAATATAAACAATCATGGGAACTAATGCAGAAGTTTTTAGAAAAAACTTTATTTGATAAAAAGGTTTCAGAGAACAAAAGAAAAGGGTGTATTTTGCAAGGTTTGCTGTCATGTTGTGTAAAACTAGAAGAAAATGGTAAAGTGAAAGAAAATGAAATGTCACAGCTTAATGCAACAATGGTGGTAAAATCTGAGAACTATGATAAATCATGTAATGAACTGAATGATAAGATTGTTGATATGCGAGTGCATGCAGTTGTAACTGGTGAAGCACTAATTGAAAAAGCAAAGGTGTGTGACACATTAACAGAGCAGAATGAGCAGATGAATGAGAGAATTTTGGAATTGGAAAGGGAAGTGGATGAATGTAGGCATGTGACTAATATGGCTTTTAATAGAATGGCAGAAAGCATGGTAGCTTGTAGTATGTCTCCTGCACCCAAAGTTCCTAAAGTTGCTGAGTCTGTTAATAACGCAGGAACTGGAGGTGTAGATTTAAAACAAAAGCCAGTGATAAATCTCCCTGCTGCACCAACTACTGTATTAAACCATGATAATACAGGGGAAGTGCAGTTAGTTACAAAAAGA TTAAAGCCACAAGAAATGGATAACATAGTAAAGCAAATTGGGCAGGTTCCACAGCAGGATTTCAATTGTTTTTTGCAgtggctttgcaattttaaaagaatTACAGAGATGTACAATTTGACTGTTGAGGATATAAAGAAGGTGTGGCAGAGAGTAATTGGAAATGGTCTCTGGGTCAGGATTGTACAGAGGTGTGGGCAGACACCTAGAACTGCAGATATATTTAAAGAAATAATGTATGTGCTTTATGGAATTCATTCTGATGTGTCTTTGTGTGGAAAAATTAAACAGTTAAAACAGGAATCTCCCTATGAATTGTCAGATAGAATTTCCACAGTTTTGAACAATGTAATTGTAAATAATTCTGGTTTTGAACATGGAGGAATGGTACACAGAACAATTTTTCTAGATGCTCTGGAGGAAAATATCAGAGAAGGCATATTATCTGTAACTCCTAATCCTTCAGACCTAAATGATATACTCCTAAGGGCTGATAATTTTTGgaggaaaatatttaaaaataatatttctgtAGTGGCTTCAGTGAGAGGTTCTACGGAAAAAGGGCAAAACTATCATTGTCTAGGTCAATATAGAGAAAAAGACAGAATTTTTAGAAGTGGATCTCAGTATGGACAGGA TCAGAATTACAAAAGGAAATTAAGGTCTAAGACTTGGATTCCATTCTCCCAAATTAAAAATGAGTATGAGGAGTTGAAAAcagaatataataagataaaaaaagAGCGGAATGAACTAAAAGAACAAATTGATAATCTTAAAGCTAAATGCAGGTGTAATATGTCTACAAGAGTAGGAGTGGTAGAGTCCCCTGATATTATGGACATCTGTTCATAG